One genomic window of Dama dama isolate Ldn47 chromosome 7, ASM3311817v1, whole genome shotgun sequence includes the following:
- the HFE gene encoding hereditary hemochromatosis protein isoform X1 — protein sequence MGPRARPALLLLILLRTAATQGRPPRSHSLRFLFMGASKPDLGLPLFEALGYVDDQLFLSYDHESRRAERRVPWLWGRASSQLWLQLSQNLKGWDHMFIVDFWTIMDNHNQSKVTKLGALPESHTLQVILGCELQEDNSTRGFWKYGYDGQDHLEFRPETLDWRAAEPRAQITKLEWEVNKIRAKQNRAYLDRDCPEQLLHLLELGRGPLEQQAPPLVKVTHHVTSALTTLRCRALNFYPQNITIRWLKDKQPLDAKDVKPEDVLPNGDGTYQAWVALAVLPGEEQRYSCQVEHPGLDQPLTATWEPSLSGTLVTGILSGIAVCVIIFLIGILFRILKRRQSSRGAAVNYALAECE from the exons ATGGGCCCGCGAGCCCGGCCGGCGCTTCTCCTCTTGATCCTCCTGCGGACGGCGGCCACGCAGGGGCGACCGCCGC GGTCACACTCCCTGCGCTTCCTCTTCATGGGCGCCTCCAAGCCAGACCTCGGGCTGCCCCTGTTTGAGGCTTTGGGCTATGTGGACGACCAGCTGTTCCTGTCCTATGATCATGAGAGTCGCCGTGCAGAGCGGCGCGTCCCGTGGCTCTGGGGCAGGGCCAGCAGCCAGCTGTGGCTGCAGCTGAGTCAGAACCTGAAAGGCTGGGACCACATGTTCATCGTGGACTTCTGGACCATCATGGACAACCACAACCAGAGCAAGG TAACGAAGCTGGGGGCGTTGCCAGAGTCCCACACCCTGCAGGTGATCCTGGGCTGTGAGTTGCAAGAGGACAACAGCACCAGAGGGTTCTGGAAGTACGGGTACGATGGGCAGGACCATCTTGAATTCCGGCCTGAGACACTGGATTGGAGAGCAGCAGAGCCCAGGGCCCAGATCACCAAGCTGGAGTGGGAAGTGAACAAGATTCGGGCCAAGCAGAACAGGGCCTACCTGGATCGGGATTGCCCTGAGCAGCTGCTGCATTTGCTGGAGCTGGGGAGAGGGCCTCTGGAGCAGCAAG CACCTCCTTTGGTGAAGGTGACTCATCACGTGACCTCTGCACTGACCACTCTTCGGTGTCGGGCTCTGAACTTCTACCCCCAGAACATCACCATAAGGTGGCTGAAGGACAAGCAGCCCCTGGATGCCAAGGACGTTAAGCCAGAGGATGTGTTGCCCAATGGGGATGGGACCTACCAGGCCTGGGTGGCCTTGGCCGTGCtccctggggaagagcagagataCAGTTGCCAAGTGGAGCACCCAGGCCTGGATCAGCCCCTCACTGCCACCTGGG AGCCCTCACTGTCTGGCACCCTGGTCACTGGAATCCTCAGTGGGATTGCTGTTTGCGTCATCATCTTCCTTATTGGAATTTTGTTCAGAATCTTAAAGAGACGGCAGTCTTCGA GAGGAGCTGCTGTCAACTATGCCTTAGCCGAATGTGAATGA
- the HFE gene encoding hereditary hemochromatosis protein isoform X2 — MGPRARPALLLLILLRTAATQGRPPRSHSLRFLFMGASKPDLGLPLFEALGYVDDQLFLSYDHESRRAERRVPWLWGRASSQLWLQLSQNLKGWDHMFIVDFWTIMDNHNQSKVTKLGALPESHTLQVILGCELQEDNSTRGFWKYGYDGQDHLEFRPETLDWRAAEPRAQITKLEWEVNKIRAKQNRAYLDRDCPEQLLHLLELGRGPLEQQAPPLVKVTHHVTSALTTLRCRALNFYPQNITIRALTVWHPGHWNPQWDCCLRHHLPYWNFVQNLKETAVFERSCCQLCLSRM, encoded by the exons ATGGGCCCGCGAGCCCGGCCGGCGCTTCTCCTCTTGATCCTCCTGCGGACGGCGGCCACGCAGGGGCGACCGCCGC GGTCACACTCCCTGCGCTTCCTCTTCATGGGCGCCTCCAAGCCAGACCTCGGGCTGCCCCTGTTTGAGGCTTTGGGCTATGTGGACGACCAGCTGTTCCTGTCCTATGATCATGAGAGTCGCCGTGCAGAGCGGCGCGTCCCGTGGCTCTGGGGCAGGGCCAGCAGCCAGCTGTGGCTGCAGCTGAGTCAGAACCTGAAAGGCTGGGACCACATGTTCATCGTGGACTTCTGGACCATCATGGACAACCACAACCAGAGCAAGG TAACGAAGCTGGGGGCGTTGCCAGAGTCCCACACCCTGCAGGTGATCCTGGGCTGTGAGTTGCAAGAGGACAACAGCACCAGAGGGTTCTGGAAGTACGGGTACGATGGGCAGGACCATCTTGAATTCCGGCCTGAGACACTGGATTGGAGAGCAGCAGAGCCCAGGGCCCAGATCACCAAGCTGGAGTGGGAAGTGAACAAGATTCGGGCCAAGCAGAACAGGGCCTACCTGGATCGGGATTGCCCTGAGCAGCTGCTGCATTTGCTGGAGCTGGGGAGAGGGCCTCTGGAGCAGCAAG CACCTCCTTTGGTGAAGGTGACTCATCACGTGACCTCTGCACTGACCACTCTTCGGTGTCGGGCTCTGAACTTCTACCCCCAGAACATCACCATAAG AGCCCTCACTGTCTGGCACCCTGGTCACTGGAATCCTCAGTGGGATTGCTGTTTGCGTCATCATCTTCCTTATTGGAATTTTGTTCAGAATCTTAAAGAGACGGCAGTCTTCGA GAGGAGCTGCTGTCAACTATGCCTTAGCCGAATGTGA
- the H1-6 gene encoding histone H1t: MSETVPAATADQVPVSMEKPPARKRGKKPVGLTGVNRKTVSASVSKLITEALSVSQERTGMSLAALKKALAAAGYDVEKNNSRIKLGLKGLVTKGILVQTRGTGASGSFKLSKKAAPELSKGKVKKRASAKSRKLVLSRDSKSPKNGKTNKRAKKPRTTAAQKAARNGQKAKRTKDKQQRKSPVKARAGKPKTGNPKLTQQKTNTRKATTKK, from the coding sequence ATGTCTGAGACGGTGCCTGCCGCTACAGCCGACCAGGTTCCGGTTTCCATGGAGAAACCTCCAGCTAGGAAGCGGGGAAAGAAGCCGGTTGGCTTGACGGGTGTGAATCGGAAGACAGTAAGCGCATCAGTGTCCAAGTTGATTACTGAGGCGCTTTCGGTCTCCCAGGAGAGAACTGGTATGTCCTTGGCTGCGCTGAAAAAAGCGCTAGCAGCCGCAGGTTATGACGTGGAGAAAAACAACAGTCGCATCAAGCTGGGTCTCAAGGGCCTGGTGACCAAGGGGATCCTGGTTCAGACTAGGGGTACCGGTGCCTCTGGCTCTTTCAAGCTCAGCAAGAAGGCTGCTCCTGAGCTTAGTAAGGGAAAAGTCAAAAAACGTGCTTCTGCGAAGAGTAGGAAGCTGGTCTTATCCAGAGATTCAAAGTCTCCGAAGAATGGCAAAACCAACAAAAGAGCTAAGAAGCCAAGGACCACGGCGGCTCAGAAAGCTGCTAGGAACGGGCAAAAAGCTAAAAGAACCAAAGACAAGCAACAACGGAAGAGCCCAGTGAAGGCCAGGGCAGGAAAGCCCAAAACTGGGAATCCTAAGTTGACCCAGCAGAAAACTAATACTAGGAAAGCAACAACCAAGAAGTAA
- the LOC133059853 gene encoding histone H4, which yields MSGRGKGGKGLGKGGAKRHRKVLRDNIQGITKPAIRRLARRGGVKRISGLIYEETRGVLKVFLENVIRDAVTYTEHAKRKTVTAMDVVYALKRQGRTLYGFGG from the coding sequence ATGTCTGGTCGTGGTAAGGGTGGTAAAGGTCTTGGTAAGGGAGGCGCTAAGCGCCATCGCAAAGTTTTGCGGGACAATATCCAGGGTATTACTAAACCAGCTATCCGGCGTCTTGCTCGGCGTGGTGGGGTCAAACGAATCTCCGGTCTTATCTACGAAGAGACTCGTGGGGTGCTGAAAGTGTTTCTGGAAAATGTGATCCGTGACGCGGTCACCTACACGGAGCACGCCAAGCGCAAGACTGTTACCGCCATGGACGTCGTCTACGCGCTGAAACGTCAGGGCCGTACTCTTTACGGTTTTGGTGGTTGA